Within the Bacillus pumilus genome, the region TACTTTTTTGCTCATTCTCTTCCTCCTTGTGCTTTCGATAAACGCTCTTATCAATCATTCTGCATAAAAACCCTGCTTTATGTGAGCAGGGGGAGCAGAAAACGGATGAATAATGTCGAGACAAAAATTGCCTGTTCAATACAAAAGAGCGGGTTTCCCCACTCTTGTCTCGGTAATCGTTAGCATTTCCATAAAAACTATACCATATCCAATTTTTTTATGCAAATGAACTTCCTTATTCAGCAGGCATTCGTCATCGATTCTTTTCGTTCATTCTTTTCGCATGTTCACTAATAAGTGCCGCCTCTCTGCTCCCTTTTATGATGCGAAAACCGTCATAATCGGGATAGAGCGAATCATCGTCCTGAATGCTTGTTAAAATCCAAAATTGACTACCAGCCCCTCCAAGCCGCTCAACCGCTGACAGCCAGCTTTGGAACACGTCAGGACGTGCTGATTGATGTTGATAGCCAAACTCTTCTAACACAACTGGTTTTCCGATTGTCTTCCCGCGGGTGATATGGTCTTCGATCCATTTCACTCCCCAAGCAGCAGACTTGTTCCAGTGATCTGGGTATAGGTGATAGGTTCCATAATCAATATGAGAGAGAGCCGTCAAACGGTCCCAATCAACGCCCTCCCCTCCTCTGTAAAACCAATCTTCATGTCCTGGTATGCGAAAAAAACCTTCATCTCCTACTGCAACAAGGTGGTGACGATCCAGCGATTTGATCCATGTACTCATTTCATCTGCCCAATTGACTAGTATATGACCCGTTGGATCTGACTGCACTCGCGGCTCATTGGCTAATTCCCAAGTCATAATAGCTGGATCGTCCTTATATTGCACACCTGTGTACGTATTCGTTCTTTCTAAAACATAGCGCACATAGTTTTTGTAAGCTTGTTGAATACGAGGGTCTGTATAAAAGGCATCATGTGATCCTGCTTTGAACCACTTTACGTATTGATTCATTCCGCCAAAGTCATCCCAATTGTTCACTAGTGGGATGACAAGCTTTATTCCTTCCTGTCCCGCTTTATAAATCGCATAATCTAATTTTTGAAAACCTGATTCTTCATAGACCCCTGGACTAGATTGTAAGACGGAGTTTTCTTGAGGGGCTCCATCATGAAATCCCCAAATACGTATGACCTTTAAATTCATGGCTTTCATATCATCGAACACCGCATCTACCATCTTTTTAGATTTGTAATGGAAATAGTAATTATTTGTACCAGCAAAGTAAAATGGTTGATTGTTCAGCGTAAATTGTGTACCAGATGTCTGCACAAAAGCGGCGGCTTGAATCGTAAGTGAAAACCAACCGGCCCATACAGCGACTACTAGTATGAAGCAGGACACTCTTTGAGTCCACTTTTTCATTTACATTCTCCTCACAATCTATCCTTCTTCAGATACAATCACATCGAGACGAAGCGGTGTTTGTTCTTTTGAATCAAGTTCAATTGTCTGTTGTTTCAACAGTTTATTTTCTTTACCGATTCGAATCTCATATGTCCCGTGAAATGCTCGACATGTCACATGGCCATTAGCATCTGTTTTTTCAACTCTTTGTGTCGTCCACTCATTTAGAAGCTTTTCGTAACGTCTTCCTGCTTCATTTAAAGACCAATCGTAATTTACGATGGCCGCATGCTCCCCTCTCCAATGGGCACCTGCCCAAAATCCCCACATTAGCACTCCTTTTACGGCTGGATGACTAAATGCGACGCGATATAGAGCCTCTAGGTTATCCGCTCTTCTATGAGCGTCAGGATGAACAGAGTCGTACTCAGTGACCCATATAGGAAGCCCAAGCTCAGCAAGTACATCGAGCCTTTCTTTTACAACGGCTGGATCGACCCGTTCTTCAAAATGGCCTTGAACACCAATGGCCTCGATAGGTGCACCTAACTGACGAAGTTCATTAATATGCGCTTTATAAGCATGGTGCTCACCATATGAGATCACATTATAATCATTTACAAACAATTGTGCTTGAGGGTCAATTTTTTTCGTTTCTTCATACATCCATTTCCAAATACTTTTCCCAAATCGATCTTTAAAAAATGAACCATGCATCATTTCATTGTTTACATCCCAATGACGGAATCTTCCTTTAAAATGATTGCCCGCATGCTCAAGCCGTTTTTTCATGGCTTCATACACTTCGTGATTCGGTAGTGACCTCAGCCAGCTTGGATTCGCATCCTCCACCTCCCAAAATAAAGCGTGCCCCCTTACTGGAAGTTGGTGTTTATCTGCAAAATTCAGCATCGCATCTGCTTTTTCGTAGGTGATTCTCCCTCTTTCCGGCTCATTCGCATACCATTTTGCCTCATTTTCAAAAACAGCCCAGTTAAAATGCTTCACAAAAAAATCAGCATATCGTTGATTAAATAACACTTGGTCATTCATCGCTGAACCAAATGCAAATTCATGCCTGATTTGCTTCAACTCAACCTCTATTCCTGCTATTGGCTTTTTATCGTGATTTGTGACGTTTATTTCAAGATCTCTTTGTCTATGCTCTAAGATTCGTTCATCCGCCTCTTTTTTCCACTTCAGATTGATCTGCGCATTTTCGCCCTTCTTTGATGATTGATGAAGAAAGCTTCTTTCTTTGACCATGTAAACACGCCCTTCTCTTCACTGGATTTATATTTCTTAAACAAACTGCCGGCTCAAAGAAACCGGCAGCTTAAATTTGATCTGTTAGTTGATCAGACGATGATATTCTGCGTAGGCAGTGGCCATATCCACTTGAGACCAGAAACGGTGATAGGTGAAAACCGGTGCCCCGTTCTCCCATTTGCCTGTTGCTTCATTAAATGAAGACTGATATTTACTCTCGAGTGAAGACCATGCTGGATCTTGTTTAATGTTCGGACGAAGATCAGCAAAACTCGTATAGACCCCATTTCCTCCTCGCTGCGGATCAGAAGGAATAGTGCTTGAGCCAGGAATCTGATTCCCTTGACCAAATGTCCCGTTCCAACCATTTGGGAAATACACTTCTTTTTTAAAGAAGCGGTCATAGTCCTCTCTTTCTTCTTCTGTTACAATGCCCACGCCATCATTGTAATTCCACGCAACCTCAAGGAGCTGTGCGGCAGCATCTTTCGCTCTGACACCAAGCGCTGTATAATTCCCTGTTTCTAGCTTAGTAGCGGCAGCAAAGAAAGTGAAAGCCTTGACTAAACTCCCTAGTACGCCTGTATCCTGAGTTGGATCTTTTGTAACAGCTGTTAGGTTTGGATTTCCTGTTGCAGACTGAAATCCATTCCAAGTGTCAGGCTGCCCGCTCCAAGCAATATTTCCAGGAAGCCAAAACTCGCCTGGTGCACTCGTTGTAGCCACAGTAGCATTTGTTCCCCCTAGAATTCTTCGTCCTTGGTCATCTAGGAAATAACCCTCTTCATCTGACACAGGACGGCTGCCGATAAAAATGTAATCGAGTGCATAGTTCACCCATTTTGTGATGCAAGATTTAGCCATTTGGACATTTTCAGAAGTTTTGTCTCCATCTTTCACAAAAATATAATAAAGCTCTGCTACACGTTCCATCGGCCATGCCTGCATCCCAAACCAGTTATTAGAAGGCGGATCATGGTAAACAGGTGCATCCTCGTATGCCATATCGTAAAAAGTACTTCTTCCTGCCGGATAAGCACTATA harbors:
- a CDS encoding glycoside hydrolase 5 family protein, with product MKKWTQRVSCFILVVAVWAGWFSLTIQAAAFVQTSGTQFTLNNQPFYFAGTNNYYFHYKSKKMVDAVFDDMKAMNLKVIRIWGFHDGAPQENSVLQSSPGVYEESGFQKLDYAIYKAGQEGIKLVIPLVNNWDDFGGMNQYVKWFKAGSHDAFYTDPRIQQAYKNYVRYVLERTNTYTGVQYKDDPAIMTWELANEPRVQSDPTGHILVNWADEMSTWIKSLDRHHLVAVGDEGFFRIPGHEDWFYRGGEGVDWDRLTALSHIDYGTYHLYPDHWNKSAAWGVKWIEDHITRGKTIGKPVVLEEFGYQHQSARPDVFQSWLSAVERLGGAGSQFWILTSIQDDDSLYPDYDGFRIIKGSREAALISEHAKRMNEKNR
- a CDS encoding endo-1,4-beta-xylanase, producing the protein MVKERSFLHQSSKKGENAQINLKWKKEADERILEHRQRDLEINVTNHDKKPIAGIEVELKQIRHEFAFGSAMNDQVLFNQRYADFFVKHFNWAVFENEAKWYANEPERGRITYEKADAMLNFADKHQLPVRGHALFWEVEDANPSWLRSLPNHEVYEAMKKRLEHAGNHFKGRFRHWDVNNEMMHGSFFKDRFGKSIWKWMYEETKKIDPQAQLFVNDYNVISYGEHHAYKAHINELRQLGAPIEAIGVQGHFEERVDPAVVKERLDVLAELGLPIWVTEYDSVHPDAHRRADNLEALYRVAFSHPAVKGVLMWGFWAGAHWRGEHAAIVNYDWSLNEAGRRYEKLLNEWTTQRVEKTDANGHVTCRAFHGTYEIRIGKENKLLKQQTIELDSKEQTPLRLDVIVSEEG